The Miscanthus floridulus cultivar M001 chromosome 7, ASM1932011v1, whole genome shotgun sequence genome includes a region encoding these proteins:
- the LOC136463762 gene encoding uncharacterized protein: MEFTFEDAEELCSLVSSQQSQVDEKRRWLDSMILKPDGCIRRAKRPKFLDDVYLPESYIRSEEISCEKVRGSIKKVWSSECNGYTHHLVQEGLQLFNFQKKENEPLGPEYLGVMQDTISKLTYETLHSVACIVSHNRFTFDKTRSVMENLVKSHLPSYLASLDQKDIVCQLFNIFRNPCSYRSGSVRLVTPVSPQLLSAINHALDELEGMPTQGLLAMNRKIRGKPCTPKFGLIARSSTRAHIIKMVRKRCNKILTKLEEGNYLPKKLAKAMSVVNLYQKQKLRSVSISQSEFFPFAKETISLQNDILNALWSLPKIKHEKLKLLRPILDHDSKVERMHLRAALRTYLSECLFGCDDDLPDEALRAIAFINRISRCQHVVLTEERKEAEVDAVLNLSSHLKALAHCCIEECSCEELISLGNDCCNEDNDFILSGTNYFNLSSEQQEMHEPCRSSSLLGIDITRLSCWGETIGDTHNVSRAEDSGSKSEALGKPCDRAEDSRNTRHCRDNEAVDSDMEPYAEMSVDANHLKKPRCSEITGICDETSILAHSIIGQILDEWLPAENNEVDKLTRGHLGGGLMPQGPQDDDNRPANSAENIEGEIFIRAVERVLPNLPKSCIDKVKRLMS; this comes from the exons ATGGAGTTCACTTTCGAGGATGCAGAGGAACTGTGCTCGCTCGTTTCGAGCCAGCAATCCCAAGTCGACGAGAAGCGGAG GTGGCTGGATTCGATGATCCTCAAACCGGATGGCTGCATCAGGCGTGCGAAGCGACCCAAGTTTTTGGATGACGT GTACTTGCCAGAGTCATATATCAGGAGTGAAGAA ATATCTTGCGAGAAAGTGAGAGGTAGCATTAAAAAAGTTTGGAGTTCAGAGTGCAATGGCTATACCCATCACTTAGTTCAGGAGGGCCTCCAGCTTTTTAATTTCCAGAAGAAGGAAAATGAACCACTTGGTCCAGAATATCTTGGTGTCATGCAGGACACAATCAGCAAATTGACCTATGAAACACTTCATTCAGTGGCTTGTATCGTCAGTCATAACAGGTTTACTTTTGATAAGACTAGGTCTGTAATGGAAAATCTTGTAAAATCTCACCTTCCAAGTTACTTGGCCAGCTTGGATCAGAAAGACATCGTATGCCAGCTATTCAATATTTTTAGAAATCCATGCAGCTATCGATCTGGTTCTGTGAGGCTTGTCACACCTGTGTCACCACAACTTTTGTCTGCTATCAATCATGCGTTGGATGAGCTTGAAGGAATGCCCACGCAGGGTCTTCTTGCAATGAATAGGAAGATTAGAGGAAAACCGTGTACCCCCAAATTTGGATTAATTGCTCGCTCTTCCACAAGAGCACATATAATCAAAATGGTAAGGAAAAGGTGCAACAAGATTTTAACAAAACTTGAGGAAGGTAATTACCTGCCAAAGAAATTAGCAAAGGCAATGTCAGTGGTGAACCTATATCAGAAGCAAAAGCTGAGAAGCGTGAGTATTTCTCAATCAGAGTTCTTCCCCTTTGCAAAAGAAACTATATCTTTGCAGAATGATATCCTGAATGCCCTTTGGTCACTTCCAAAAATCAAGCATGAGAAGCTGAAATTACTGCGCCCCATACTGGATCATGATTCTAAAGTTGAAAGGATGCACTTAAGAGCAGCTTTGAGGACCTACTTGTCAGAATGTTTGTTTGGATGTGATGATGATCTACCAGATGAGGCCCTCCGAGCCATAGCCTTTATAAATCGGATTTCTAGATGTCAGCATGTTGTGTTAACAGAAGAGAGGAAGGAGGCTGAGGTAGATGCTGTACTGAACTTAAGCAGTCATCTCAAAGCTTTAGCACATTGTTGTATAGAAGAATGTTCATGCGAAGAGTTGATTAGCTTAGGGAATGATTGCTGCAATGAGGATAACGATTTCATACTTTCTGGGACCAACTACTTCAATTTAAGCTCCGAGCAGCAGGAGATGCATGAGCCTTGTCGTTCTAGTAGTTTATTGGGCATTGATATTACGAGATTGAGTTGCTGGGGTGAAACTATTGGCGATACACATAATGTCTCGAGAGCTGAGGATTCTGGTTCCAAATCAGAAGCACTTGGGAAACCATGTGACAGGGCTGAAGACTCTAGAAACACTAGGCATTGCAGAGACAACGAAGCTGTTGACAGTGACATGGAGCCCTATGCAGAGATGTCTGTTGATGCGAACCATTTGAAGAAGCCAAGATGTTCAGAGATTACTGGGATCTGTGATGAAACTTCAATATTGGCCCATTCGATTATTGGGCAGATTTTAGATGAATGGTTGCCTGCGGAGAACAATGAAGTGGACAAGCTGACTAGAGGCCATCTTGGAGGGGGATTGATGCCTCAAGGTCCCCAAG ATGATGATAATAGGCCCGCTAATTCAGCAGAGAACATAGAAGGTGAAATTTTTATTCGTGCTGTGGAACGTGTCTTGCCTAATTTGCCAAAAAG TTGCATAGACAAAGTCAAGAGGCTAATGAGCTGA